From one Meles meles chromosome 18, mMelMel3.1 paternal haplotype, whole genome shotgun sequence genomic stretch:
- the LOC123929092 gene encoding 60S acidic ribosomal protein P1-like: MASVLELACIYLALILHDDEVTVPEDEINALIKAAGVNVEPSWPGLFAKALANVNIGSLICNGGAGGPAPAAGAAPAGGPAPSTTAAPAEEKKVEAKKEESEESDDDMGFGLFD; encoded by the coding sequence ATGGCCTCGGTCTTGGAGCTCGCCTGCATCTACTTGGCCCTCATCTTGCACGACGATGAGGTGACGGTCCCGGAGGATGAGATCAATGCCCTCATTAAAGCAGCGGGTGTGAATGTTGAACCCTCCTGGCCCGGCTTGTTTGCAAAGGCCCTGGCCAACGTCAACATTGGGAGCCTCATCTGCAATGGAGGAGCTGGTGGACCTGCCCCCGCAGCTGGTGCTGCACCAGCAGGAGGTCCCGCTCCTTCCACCACTGCTGCCCCAGCTGAGGAGAAGAAAgtggaagcaaagaaagaagaatctgAGGAGTCTGATGATGACATGGGCTTTGGTCTTTTTGACTAA